Within the Clostridia bacterium genome, the region TATCTTCCCCTGTAGCTTTTTTGCTCGGAATATTTCCTGTTATAACAATTGCCCTGTATATCAATAGTAAAATAGCTAAGCGTGCAAGCTCCCAAGTATACCTAACATTCTTTGCATTTTCTATTGCGGGACTTTCGGTTGCTTTCCCCCTGTGTGATTATGTGCATTTTATTGTAGCTATTGTACCATTTATTCCGTGCTTACTACTATTGTATAATCCAAGGCCTGTTAAATTATTTGAAAAGGCTATTTGCTGTACTTTACCGGCTATAGTACTTGTAGGCTTAGTCATAAGTGTCTACCCATCAGCTGATAACTACAAGCTATGTTCAGTGAATAAGCTAGAGGGCCTACCGATAGATATTGACCTAGAAAATAATATCAAGACCCTGGTTGACTATATAAAAGCAATGGAAGAGGATGGCTATAGCGTTGTAGTCGCAGATGAGTATGGGATCATATATATGATTCCCCTAGAAAGGTGTAATAAGGATTTTGACATGTTACTTGTGGGCAATATTGGGAAAAAGACTGTACAAGACTTATTAGAGCAAAACAAGAGCGATATTATCTTAGTAAGGGGGAATAACTCCACCCTTGGTTATCAAGCCCACTATGAATTTATAGATGAAGTAAAATCAAAATACCGGAAAATTGGAGAGGTATCAAGCTTTTATGCATACTATAAACGATAAAAAGATAAAACTACTTCATTTGATCCCTATAATCCTTATTATTGAAATTATAGCTGCTACTTTTTTATACTGCTTTTCCCAAGGGATTAGTGGTAACGATTTTTGGTGGCACGTAAAAGTAGGCCAGTGGATAAGCGAGCATGGCACGATTCCTACTACAGACATCTTTTCCTGGTATGGTATGGAACTAGCTATTCCATGGACTGCTCACGAGTGGCTCTCTGACCTGATATTATATGGAGTACATTCTACATTAGGGGATATAGGTATATACCTACTATCGATCCTATTGGCTTTATTGATGATTGTATTGCTTATGGCCCAGGCTAAAGAGTATATAAAAAAGAACCTGTTAATTGCTGGATTCTTCTTTAGTCTATTTACAGTAGTAACTAGCTTGTTTTTTTATGGTAGACCCCATGTGTTTAGCTACTTCCTATTATTTTTTGAGCTGAAAATACTGTATAACTATATAGACAAGCCAGATAGTAAGCAAATATATCTAGTACCCCTTATTGGCTGTCTCTGGAGTAATTTGCATGGAGGTTCATCAAACCTGGCCTATATACTATGCTTTGTCTTTTTAGTAGTAGCAGCAATAAACCTTGATTATGGCAGAATACAAGCAAGGCGTATCAATAATAAAGCTTTGACAAGGCTACTATTTGTGTCAATTGTTACTGTTTTGTCGATACTGATTAATCCTATTGGCCTAAAAGTATTTGTATATCCCTATTATAGCTTGACTGATAATCTTATGATGACAGTTATAAGTGAGTGGCAAGCACCTGATGCCAAAGATATTGGTGCTCTTATACTCTATTATTTTCCTATCCTACTAATGACTATCGGTTTTTTAGTAGAGGAGAGGAAAATCAGATTGATAGATATAACAGTTATGGGCTTGTTCTTGTTTCTTTTCTTTAGAAGCGCTAGGTTCATAATTCTCTGGTATATAGTAGCAAGTTTTTGCGCCATTAGATATCTACCAACCTTAAAGGTAAAGAAGATAAAAAAAGCATCAGAAAAGATCATAGTATGCTCGTGTCTAGTGTTGCTATTAGTACCAATTGGATATAGTGCAGTTAAGGTAGTAGACAGTATAAAAAACGGTCAACCTATCAGAACAGTAATTTCAGACGATATGATTGAGCAAATAAAAAAAGACTCACCTGCTAGGATATTCAATGACTACAACACTGGTGAGACGCTTATCTATAATGATATTTTAGTTTTTTTTGATGCTCGAGCTGATTTATATGCAGCAGAAAACATTATGGCAGATGGTATAAGCCTTATCTATTTGGAGAGGGCAAACAAGGGTGCAGATACTATGTATGTAGATGTGGAAGCCTTACTTTTTAAATATAAGTTTGATGGAATATTGATATTAAAGCATAGACCCTTGTACGCATATTTGATAAGCCATCCTGATAGGTTTACATGCCTTTATGAGGATAGTACTTCTGGATATTTTAGGGTCAATCCTTCTAGCTAGATATGGCTTGAAAGATTAGGTGAGGGTAACACTTTACATGCATGCAAAAAAGGGGGGTGTAGTGGAGTTCAGCTATCAATTTTGTAGGACAAGCTATAGAACTCTTAAATCCATGAATTTTATTGTACAAGCTTCAACAGACAGGGGTAACACAAAGGAAAAGAATCAGGACAGTCTAAGTGTAAAGGTAGTCAATACTTCAATTGGGAAGATGGTTTTTGCTGTCCTGTGTGATGGTATGGGAGGGCTTGAAAAGGGAGAAGTGGCCAGTGCCACAATAGTCAACGCCTATAACAAATGGCTAATAAATGAGCTACCTTTGCTTTGTAATACTGGAATTAGTGATGGTGACATAAGAAGGGCATGGGTGGGTATTGCAGACGAGTACAATGAGAAAATAAAAAGTTATGGTAAAAGCCATGGTGTGAGCCTAGGCACTACATTAACTGCAATGCTAATTACAAGCAACAGATATTACATTATTAATATAGGCGATACAAGGGCCTATGAGATAGATAAGGAGGT harbors:
- a CDS encoding serine/threonine-protein phosphatase — encoded protein: MEFSYQFCRTSYRTLKSMNFIVQASTDRGNTKEKNQDSLSVKVVNTSIGKMVFAVLCDGMGGLEKGEVASATIVNAYNKWLINELPLLCNTGISDGDIRRAWVGIADEYNEKIKSYGKSHGVSLGTTLTAMLITSNRYYIINIGDTRAYEIDKEVTILTRDQTLVAREIDHGRLTKEEAAVDSRRNVLLQCIGASDHIYPDMFFGVTKKDTVYMLCSDGFRHEISQEEIYAYMQPSQMSDPNRMKANMDMLIQLNKDRLERDNISVIAVRTY